In Thermodesulfobacteriota bacterium, the genomic stretch GTGCGCGGACGGCATCTCTTTCATGGCCGTCCACTGCGGCATCAACAGGCTCACGATAGAGCGATTGAACAGGCAGGGCTACCGCTACGGCGGGCTCGTATCCCGGGGCGGCTCCTACATGGTCGGCTGGATGCTCAGGAATAACAAGGAGAACCCGCTCTACGAGAAATTCGACAAAGTAGTCGGGATACTCAAGAAGTACGACTGCGTGCTGAGCCTCGGGAACGGCCTGCGAGCCGGCGCGGTGCACGACAGCCTCGACAGGGCCCAGGTGCAGGAGCTACTCATAAACTGCGAGCTTGCGGAGGCCGGGCAGGAGATGGGCTGCCAGATGATGTGCGAGGGGCCGGGGCATCTGCCGCTCGACGACATAGAGGCCAACGTCAAGCTGCAAAAGAGGATGAGCAATGACGCCCCGTTCTACGTGCTCGGCCCGCTCACGACCGACGTCGCAGCCGGGTACGACCACATATCCGCGGCAATAGGGGCTGCCGAGGCCGCGCGCTACGGGGCAGACCTCATATGCTACGTGACCCCGGCGGAGCACCTTGCCCTGCCGAACAAAGACGACGTCGTCGAGGGAGTGAGGGCCGCAAGGATAGCCGCGCACGCAGGCGACATGGTGAAGCTCAAGAACGGCTCAAGGGATATGGCGATGGCAAAGGCCAGGAGGGACTTAAAGTGGGACGAGCAGCAGAGGCTCGGCTTGTTCGGCGAGAGGGCCGCCGAGATAAGAATGAGCCGCGCACCTGAGGAGCCCGACACCTGCACCATGTGCGGGAGCTTCTGCGCGCTCGACAACGTGAACACATATTTCAGGGATAGCCTACGAGGCGGCGGGAAGGCCTGAATTCAATGCAAGGCAGGGGAAACGTCCCGCCTTCCCCTGCCCTCTTTTTTCCCTTGACCGGAAGGCCCGGCCCGGGCTATTATTTAAGTAGTTTATTAAATAATTGAATCTACGGGAATCGACCAGGTGAGCAAAAAGGACTCCATACGGAAAGAGGTCTTCGAGATACAGGCGGGCGTATGCCAGTGCCTTGCGAACCCCAAGCGCCTCGAGATACTCCATATCCTCCGCGACAGGGAGCTTTCGGCGACCGATATAGCAGGAAAGGTCGGCATCTCCAACGCGAACGCATCCCAGCACCTGGCCATCATGCGGACCAAGGGGCTCCTTAAGAGCAGGCGCGAGGGGGTGAGCATCCGCTACTCGCTAGCGAACCCGAAGGTAACGACGGCCTGCGACATCATGAGGGAGGTCCTTTTCGAGCACCTTGACGAAAAGCGGCGCCTTACGGGAAGGGTGAGGACGCCATGATATCGAAAGAGGAGAAGACAATGACGCACGATTTCTCAAAGGAGTTTTTCGCCGCATACCACGCGGCCGTTTTCGAGGCCCTCGGCGAGGACGCGCAGAAATATAACGCCAGGATAGGGGCGCTCCTTGCCAATGCCTGGCAGAAGACGCTGAAGGAGCTTCCAGCTGACCGGGCAGGGTTCAAGGAAGCGATAGAGGCCTGGATGAGCGGGCCGTTCAGGTTTTCGGACGTGGCCAGGCTTGAGTTCAACGACGACGGCACCGCCTACCTCTACGTCAAGGGCTGCGACATCTGCAACGGCAACGAGGTCCTGAGAAGCGGCGGCAAAAAGGGCGTGTGCCCCATAAGCCAGATGGTCAAGTCCGCGATGGGGAAGGCCCTCAAGACTGGGATAGAGCTTACGGGGAGCGAGAAGCCGGGCCCTGTCGGGGAGTGCTACTTGAGATACAAGCTCGGCAAATGACCCCGGCGCTCTCCTCGGGGTGGATATAAGCTCAATCCACGCCTCCCGCGCAGTATCTCGCTATTCCGCTCGAATCCGCCGCGCCCTGCCGCCTTGCCAGCCATAACCGATGTCCCCACCGGGCCCTATTTCTATTTGAAAACGCAGGGATAGCCCCTCGCCCCTTTCCTCCGGCCCATTTTGCCTGTTGATAATTGTTCCGATTTTTTATACAATTCCGGAACGCTCCAGAAAACAGGGGACCGCTTGAGGGGACCGGACCTGATGCGGTGCAATCATGCCTCAAGCTCAGCCCGGTTTGGAAACGCATTCGCCTTGCACATCAGCCTCAGCGAAAGGATAAGCGTGTTGGGAATATGAGAAGGAAGGGGGTCGCCGTACTGCTTCTGACCGCGTTCGCGGTCAATTTCATCTCCCTCGTCTACCAGGTCCTCTGGACCCGCAACATAATGGCAATATTCGGCTCGACCGCCCTCTCAATATCGACCACTCTTACCGTATTCCTCTCAGGCATAGCCCTGGGCGGCTATCTCGGCGGCATCTGGATACGGAAGGCGAAGAACAAATACATGACCATGGGCGCGCTCCTCGTGTTGCTTGGCGCCTATTGCTTCTTCATAGGGCACCTCTTCGGCCTGGTTGACCTCATATATACAAGCCTCTCAGGCAATATCGAATCCGCCCTCGCCTCAAACCTTATCAAGCTCGTACTCATATTCGCGATACTCATATTCCCGACGACCATAATAGGCTCCATGTTCCCCATATGCACCTACCTTTATTCAATCGAGTTCGGCAAGCTCGGGAAGGACGTGGCCTTCATATATTTCCTCGACACGCTCGGGGCGGCCCTCGGCGCGGTCGTGAGCGGGTTCGTCCTCGTCCCGCATATTGGCCTCCGGGAGTCCTCCTTTATCGCGGCCCTCGCCTATGTGCTCCTCGGCGCGTTCATACTGGCCACGAAGCGTGGCGCGCCGGAAGAGGCGGCCGTGGCGGAGGGAGCCGCGGGCGCAAAGGCCGGGCTAAAGCTCGACCCTGCAAGGGCCTTCATACTCGCGGCCCTCTTTTTCGGGGGCTTCTCCGCCCTCATGCTCGAGGTCGTCTGGTCCAGGTATTTCCACCTCATTTTCGGCACCAGCATATACGCGTTCTCGATTGTAATCGCGGCGTTTCTCCTGGGGCTCTCCATCGGAAGCTTCGCGGTAAAGCGCCGCATCGAAAGCCTCAGGAATCCGCTACTCCTTTTCGCCTACATCGAAATCCTTATCGGGGGGTTCGCGCTCCTGGTCATACGCTCCTCATCATGGATCGAGACGATATACTTCAAGCTCTTCCTGGCCATTGACAATTTCTATATCTTTCAAGGCACCCTCTTCACAATCGCCTTCGTCATAATGCTCGTGCCTGCCGCCCTCATGGGCGCCAACTTCCCGCTGGCGGTCAGGATATTCGGGAGGAAAAAGGAGACCAGGGGCGAGGACGCGGGCATAACCTTCGCCTTCAACACCGCGGGCGGGATAGCCGGGGCCTTTGCCGCCGGTTTCTTCATTATACCCTCCCTCGGCCTCGAAAAGACCAACTTCCTGGCCTTCGCGGCATATCTCCTCATCGGCTTCGCGGCCCTCGCGATGGCCGGAGGCCGCGCCAGGCTCC encodes the following:
- the thiC gene encoding phosphomethylpyrimidine synthase ThiC yields the protein MTQIEAARKGVKTKEMEEAAVSEGRTAEYIRQMIAEGKAVIPNNTGRKARLVAIGAGLRTKVNASIGTSSDIIDVKAEVEKAIAAEKAGADTLMELSVGGDLDAIRKEVLAATSLSVGSVPLYQAFKEAIEKYHDPNKLTEELLFDVLERQCADGISFMAVHCGINRLTIERLNRQGYRYGGLVSRGGSYMVGWMLRNNKENPLYEKFDKVVGILKKYDCVLSLGNGLRAGAVHDSLDRAQVQELLINCELAEAGQEMGCQMMCEGPGHLPLDDIEANVKLQKRMSNDAPFYVLGPLTTDVAAGYDHISAAIGAAEAARYGADLICYVTPAEHLALPNKDDVVEGVRAARIAAHAGDMVKLKNGSRDMAMAKARRDLKWDEQQRLGLFGERAAEIRMSRAPEEPDTCTMCGSFCALDNVNTYFRDSLRGGGKA
- a CDS encoding metalloregulator ArsR/SmtB family transcription factor, translating into MSKKDSIRKEVFEIQAGVCQCLANPKRLEILHILRDRELSATDIAGKVGISNANASQHLAIMRTKGLLKSRREGVSIRYSLANPKVTTACDIMREVLFEHLDEKRRLTGRVRTP
- a CDS encoding fused MFS/spermidine synthase, translating into MRRKGVAVLLLTAFAVNFISLVYQVLWTRNIMAIFGSTALSISTTLTVFLSGIALGGYLGGIWIRKAKNKYMTMGALLVLLGAYCFFIGHLFGLVDLIYTSLSGNIESALASNLIKLVLIFAILIFPTTIIGSMFPICTYLYSIEFGKLGKDVAFIYFLDTLGAALGAVVSGFVLVPHIGLRESSFIAALAYVLLGAFILATKRGAPEEAAVAEGAAGAKAGLKLDPARAFILAALFFGGFSALMLEVVWSRYFHLIFGTSIYAFSIVIAAFLLGLSIGSFAVKRRIESLRNPLLLFAYIEILIGGFALLVIRSSSWIETIYFKLFLAIDNFYIFQGTLFTIAFVIMLVPAALMGANFPLAVRIFGRKKETRGEDAGITFAFNTAGGIAGAFAAGFFIIPSLGLEKTNFLAFAAYLLIGFAALAMAGGRARLHYALGAGLAGVFLAGGYLFGNPPSLNWGVYYGGIRKSSLEEFKYNKYYMERDIIYSRHGHYGLVSVRHDKVQNELQLINNGKVDASNNIADTHTQLLIGHLPLFLHKNPERVLNIGLGGGFTVGAIKAHPQVKHIDVVEIDPLVVEATGTHFRGVNNDALNDPRISVHIHDGRHFIKTTPHKYDVIVSEPPNIWVSGVSMLFTREFYKLADERLKKGGLLFQWAPGYEMSIEDMKLIIKTLRERFEYVSYWVEGFDVAIIASHEYPAVDPAYIESLLAIPRIKYDAGNLFAKATSDFIVSYIQTPVVPFDMIDYHLRDFNLVNTDNLPHLEFNTARNMFNFQKAVDEGPSANKRKQGH